Part of the Allofrancisella guangzhouensis genome is shown below.
AATGATAGTATGGATATTGACTCTTTATATGTCTCAACTGTGTTTGTAGATGAGGGTCCTACTATAAAGCGTTTTGAAGCAAGAGCTAAAGGTAGGGGTAATCGTATTTTAAAAAGAACTTCACATATTACTGTGAAAGTTGCTGAGAAAAATTAAGAGGTGTAGTAATAATGGGTCAAAAAGTAAATCCTAATGGAATTCGTTTGGGTTATATAAGAGACTGGCGTTCGACGTGGTATGCAGACTCTTCTAGCTACGCTACAAAGCTTAATGAAGACATTAAAGTAAGAGAGTTTTTACACAAAAAATTAGCCTCTGCGGCAGTTAGTAAGATTCAAATAGAGAGACCTGCTCAAAACGCTAAAATTACAATCCATACAGCAAGGCCTGGTATTGTGATTGGTAAAAAGGGCGAAGATGTTGAAAAGTTACGTGCAGAAATCCATAAGTTAATTGGTATTCCTGTTCAAATTAATATCGAAGAGGTTCGTAAACCAGAATTAGACGCTAAATTAGTGGCTGAGAGTATCGCTCAACAATTAGAAAAAAGAGTGATGTTTAGGAGAGCTATGAAAAAGGCTATGCAAGCTGCGATGAAGTCAGGCGCTAAAGGTATTAAGGTTATGGTTAGTGGTCGTTTAGGTGGTGCTGAAATAGCTCGTTCTGAATGGGCTAGAGACGGTAGAGTTCCTTTGCAGACTTTTAGAGCAGATGTTGATTATTCTACAGCAGAAGCATTAACAACCTACGGTGTTCTTGGTGTTAAAGTTTGGATCTATAAAGGTGAAATTCTTCCAGGCCAATTAGCTGAGAAGAAAAATAATAAAAAAGGAGCTAGATAATGCTACAGCCTAAGCGTACAAAGTTTCGTAAACAGCAAAAGATGCGTAATAG
Proteins encoded:
- the rpsC gene encoding 30S ribosomal protein S3, producing MGQKVNPNGIRLGYIRDWRSTWYADSSSYATKLNEDIKVREFLHKKLASAAVSKIQIERPAQNAKITIHTARPGIVIGKKGEDVEKLRAEIHKLIGIPVQINIEEVRKPELDAKLVAESIAQQLEKRVMFRRAMKKAMQAAMKSGAKGIKVMVSGRLGGAEIARSEWARDGRVPLQTFRADVDYSTAEALTTYGVLGVKVWIYKGEILPGQLAEKKNNKKGAR